The Macrobrachium rosenbergii isolate ZJJX-2024 chromosome 8, ASM4041242v1, whole genome shotgun sequence genome includes a region encoding these proteins:
- the LOC136841160 gene encoding uncharacterized protein has product MEEQIASCAALWSTEYEKTVIAVLKRGKTGQTLKREYYHILQTFQIASFGEIETVKKKNGKYMATKESVTGIIQQAHINTGHVNGRPRHPQSQGSIERGNGDMKLKLMEWIRDNNCAKWSYGVRFVQWAMNSSYHEAIKMTSYQALTGNKPRCGLKSNLPDAFISKILSGIEEEQLERLIEVPLTGDSARDDLISVDPECEREPHPVADSQQQPAMEQENISTEVLHPAKQARKEAEYGLQKQAQRMLARSTRSMRAVDVGDNVSVPVSQFDRSKGDPPNIVGVVLAVEDSGYVIGTKSGIINGKLARNQFDFVQYKGLLPENILKQQLSIRELVRAGSVCGGQGYQRCLCRSNCLSKRRSCLKASLRCNSACHSHKSCDNNDK; this is encoded by the exons ATGGAAGAACAAATAGCAAGTTGTGCTGCCTTGTGGTCTACTGAATATGAGAAGACTGTAATTGCCGTTTTGAAGAGAGGAAAGACTGGACAGACGCTTAAAAGAGAATACTACCACATCTTGCAAACTTTTCAGATTGCCTCCTTTGGTGAAATAGAAACAGttaaaaagaagaatggaaaatatatggcAACTAAAGAATCAGTCACAGGAATTATCCAACAAGCCCACATTAACACCGGCCATG TAAATGGGCGTCCTCGGCATCCCCAGAGTCAGGGATCTATTGAAAGAGGTAATGGGGATATGAAACTCAAGCTCATGGAATGGATAAGAGACAATAATTGTGCTAAATGGAGTTATGGTGTCCGTTTTGTTCAGTGGGCCATGAACAGTTCATATCATGAGGCAATCAAGATGACTTCCTATCAAGCGCTCACTGGCAACAAGCCAAGATGTGGTCTTAAGTCAAATTTACCAGATGCATTCATCAGCAAAATATTGTCTGGTATTGAAGAAGAACAACTTGAAAGGCTTATAGAAGTTCCACTTACTGGAGATTCAGCTCGGGATGACCTAATATCAGTAGACCCTGAATGTGAACGTGAACCACATCCAGTTGCAGACTCTCAGCAGCAACCTGCTATGGAACAAGAAAATATCTCAACCGAAGTACTGCATCCAGCAAAACAGGCAAGAAAGGAAGCTGAGTATGGTCTTCAAAAGCAAGCTCAACGAATGTTAGCACGCAGCACTAGATCAATGCGAGCAGTTGATGTTGGAGACAATGTGTCTGTACCGGTGTCTCAATTTGACCGTAGTAAAGGAGACCCCCCTAACATAGTAGGTGTTGTATTAGCAGTTGAAGACAGTGGTTATGTGATTGGCACAAAAAGTGGAATTATCAATGGTAAACTTGCCAGAAATCAATTCGACTTTGTTCAGTACAAAGGACTTTTGCCTGAAAATATCCTCAAACAACAGTTAAGTATTCGCGAACTAGTTCGAGCAGGAAGTGTGTGTGGTGGCCAAGGATACCAGAGATGTCTTTGCAGGAGCAATTGCTTGTCAAAGCGGCGTTCTTGTTTGAAAGCTAGCCTTCGATGCAACAGTGCTTGCCACAGCCACAAATCATGTGAcaataatgacaaataa